In Collimonas arenae, a single genomic region encodes these proteins:
- the gspG gene encoding type II secretion system major pseudopilin GspG, with translation MIYGPLRTNTYKSSSRRTGGFTLLELLVVIVIIGLLAAYVGPRYFAQLGKSERGTAKAQIEGLGKALDTYRLDTGHYPTTEQGLNALVVKPNDESKWNGPYLQKQVPPDPWGNAYIYRSPGQGGDFDLMSYAKDGQAGGEGDNADVSYR, from the coding sequence ATGATATACGGTCCTCTGAGAACAAACACCTATAAATCATCGTCGCGGCGTACGGGCGGCTTTACCCTGCTGGAATTGCTGGTGGTGATCGTCATCATCGGCTTGCTGGCGGCTTACGTCGGACCACGCTATTTTGCCCAGCTCGGCAAATCAGAACGCGGCACGGCCAAGGCGCAAATCGAAGGATTGGGCAAGGCGCTCGATACCTATCGTCTCGATACCGGCCACTACCCGACCACCGAGCAGGGCTTGAATGCCCTGGTGGTAAAGCCTAACGACGAATCAAAATGGAACGGTCCGTATCTGCAAAAGCAAGTGCCGCCGGACCCTTGGGGCAATGCCTATATATACCGCTCGCCGGGACAGGGTGGCGATTTTGATTTGATGTCCTACGCCAAAGATGGCCAGGCCGGTGGCGAAGGAGACAATGCCGATGTCTCCTATCGTTGA